A section of the Salvelinus fontinalis isolate EN_2023a chromosome 33, ASM2944872v1, whole genome shotgun sequence genome encodes:
- the LOC129831661 gene encoding extracellular calcium-sensing receptor-like, with protein sequence MRLSPAPALDPSLAASLVLLHLAVVAGGLALLSSASAFASDSASASASGLESVRCRLQGSPRPPAFSQDGDFVIGGVFSMHYYMHTVEHSYTSLPESLQCTGSLDSRELRFSRAMVFAVEEINNSSDLLPGVTLGYQVHDSCSSVPMAVKVAFQLANGLDPMFDTGEQCSKSATVTAIVGESGSTPTISMLRIIGPFGIPQVSHFSTCACLSDKKQYPTFFRTIPSDQFQAAALAHLIRHFGWTWIGAVRSDSDYGNNGMAAFLQAAQEEGICVEYSEAFYRTNPLSRVQRVADVIRSSTARVVVAFAATGDMRILLRELERLPSPPRQWIGSETWVTDPDMLRFGLCAGAIGFGIQRSVIPGLRDFLLDLSPQKVSNSPLLTEFWEGAFGCVGVEEKVCDGSEDIQQLQTPYTDTSQLRVTNMVYKAVYAIAHAIHSIVCEERENSTVKCYKNLHVKPTQVLERLRTVNFSRNGYQVSFDANGDPIPTYELVNWQIGESGKMEFVTVGRYDASMPPDQMFDMEKEITWVKNSTQVPVSVCSESCPPGTRKAVQKGKPVCCYDCIQCAEGEISNNTDSSDCLICPEEYWPNAERDRCILKPVEFLSFHEVLGIILTVCSVGGACMAIATAAVFYRHRTSAIVRANNSELSFLLLFSLTLCFLCSLTFIGRPSEWSCMLRHTAFGITFVLCISCVLGKTIVVLMAFRATLPGSNVMKWFGPPQQRLTVVSFTFVQALICTLWLVLSPPFPIKNLTTYKEKVLLECDLGSVGAFWAVLGYIGLLSLLCFVLAFLARKLPDNFNEAKFITFSMLIFCAVWITFIPAYVSSPGKFTVAVEIFAIITSSFGLFFLLFVPKCFIILFRPEKNTKKHLMEKTSNEIGY encoded by the exons ATGAGGCTCTCTCCGGCTCCTGCTCTGGATCCAAGTCTGGCTGCTAGTCTGGTTCTACTACATCTAGCTGTGGTGGCTGGTGGGCTTGCCTTGCTCTCATCTGCCTCTGCCTTTGCCTCtgactctgcctctgcctctgcctctgggCTGGAGTCTGTCAGATGCAGGCTCCAAGGTAGCCCTCGTCCTCCGGCGTTCTCCCAGGACGGGGACTTTGTCATCGGGGGTGTTTTCTCCATGCACTACTATATGCACACTGTGGAACACAGCTACACCAGCCTGCCTGAGTCCCTGCAGTGCACAGGGAG TTTGGATTCCCGTGAGTTGCGCTTCTCGCGCGCCATGGTCTTCGCAGTTGAGGAGATAAACAACAGTTCGGACCTTCTACCGGGTGTCACACTTGGTTATCAAGTGCATGACTCATGCTCCTCGGTCCCCATGGCCGTGAAAGTGGCCTTCCAACTGGCTAACGGCCTGGACCCCATGTTTGATACCGGAGAACAGTGCTCGAAATCAGCTACGGTGACAGCTATCGTGGGCGAGTCTGGCTCCACGCCTACCATCAGCATGTTGCGCATCATCGGCCCTTTCGGCATTCCTCAG GTGAGCCACTTTTCCACCTGTGCGTGTCTGAGTGATAAGAAACAGTATCCAACCTTCTTCAGAACCATCCCCAGTGACCAGTTCCAGGCTGCCGCTCTGGCCCACCTCATCAGGCACTTCGGCTGGACCTGGATTGGGGCGGTCCGTTCCGACTCTGACTACGGTAATAACGGGATGGCGGCTTTCTTACAGGCAGCACAAGAGGAAGGCATCTGTGTGGAATATTCTGAAGCATTCTACCGTACCAACCCACTCAGCAGAGTGCAACGGGTGGCCGACGTGATCCGCAG CTCCACAGCCCGGGTGGTGGTTGCATTTGCAGCCACTGGGGACATGAGGATCCTGCTGAGGGAGTTGGAACGCCTGCCCTCTCCTCCCCGCCAGTGGATCGGGAGCGAGACGTGGGTCACTGACCCAGATATGCTGCGCTTCGGCCTGTGTGCCGGGGCCATCGGATTTGGCATCCAACGCTCTGTCATCCCCGGCCTCAGGGACTTCCTCCTGGACCTCTCCCCACAGAAGGTGTCCAACTCTCCCCTGCTCACAGAGTTCTGGGAGGGAGCCTTTGGCT GTGTTGGGGTTGAAGAGAAGGTGTGTGATGGCAGTGAGGATATACAGCAGCTACAGACCCCCTACACAGATACATCCCAGCTGCGTGTCACTAACATGGTGTATAAAGCTGTTTATGCCATAGCACACGCCATCCACAGCATCGTTTGCGAAGAGAGAGAAAACTCCACTGTGAAATGTTACAAAAACCTCCATGTGAAGCCAACACAG GTCCTGGAGAGATTGAGGACGGTGAACTTCTCTCGTAACGGGTACCAGGTGTCTTTCGATGCCAACGGGGACCCAATTCCCACATATGAGCTGGTCAACTGGCAGATAGGGGAGAGTGGTAAGATGGAGTTTGTGACAGTGGGGCGCTATGATGCGTCCATGCCTCCTGACCAGATGTTTGACATGGAGAAGGAAATCACCTGGGTAAAGAACAGTACACAAGTACCTGTGTCAGTGTGCAGTGAGAGCTGTCCCCCAGGCACTCGTAAGGCTGTACAGAAAGGAAAGCCTGTATGCTGTTATGACTGTATCCAATGTGCAGAGGGAGAAATAAGTAATAACACAG ATTCCTCAGACTGTCTGATCTGTCCCGAGGAGTACTGGCCCAACGCTGAGAGAGACCGCTGTATCCTTAAGCCTGTGGAGTTCCTGTCCTTCCACGAGGTCCTCGGAATCATCCTGACAGTCTGTTCTGTGGGTGGGGCTTGTATGGCCATCGCCACGGCAGCTGTCTTCTACCGCCACCGAACTTCGGCCATCGTCAGGGCCAACAACTCTGAGCTGAGCTTCCTGCTGCTCTTCTCCTTGACACTGTGTTTTCTGTGTTCTCTTACTTTCATTGGCCGGCCCTCTGAGTGGTCCTGTATGCTGCGCCACACAGCGTTTGGGATCACCTTCGTCCTCTGCATCTCTTGTGTTCTTGGGAAAACAATAGTGGTGTTGATGGCCTTCAGGGCTACACTTCCAGGCAGTAATGTCATGAAATGGTTTGgtcctccacagcagagattgactGTAGTGTCCTTCACGTTTGTCCAGGCTTTGATATGCACTCTGTGGTTGGTCCTGTCCCCTCCCTTCCCCATTAAAAACCTCACTACCTATAAGGAAAAGGTCCTTCTCGAGTGTGACTTAGGCTCTGTAGGTGCATTCTGGGCTGTTTTGGGGTATATAGGACTCCTTTCTCTCTTGTGCTTTGTGCTGGCTTTTCTGGCTCGGAAGCTGCCTGATAACTTCAATGAGGCCAAATTCATCACCTTCAGCATGCTCATATTCTGTGCAGTCTGGATCACCTTTATCCCAGCTTATGTCAGCTCTCCTGGGAAGTTCACTGTAGCTGTGGAGATCTTTGCCATCATCACCTCTAGCTTTGGGTTGTTCTTTCTGTTATTTGTTCCTAAATGCTTCATTATTCTGTTCAGGCCGGAGAAGAACACCAAGAAACACCTTATGGAGAAGACATCCAATGAAATAGGTTATTAA